One segment of Ferrimicrobium sp. DNA contains the following:
- a CDS encoding ABC-F family ATP-binding cassette domain-containing protein, with translation MTILVDAATIAVRRSDRVLFADLSVTVSDGDRLGVVGINGTGKSTLLRVLAGEQAPEAGEVRRGKGVRISRLDQEDNLPDVTVREVVGSGWEGEAVLDRLDMISAIDRNISGLSGGQKKRVALARALCRPGDLLILDEPTNHLDLAAITWLETWLARFSGGVILVSHDRYLLDRVTNRMLELDRGKAYVHNGGYAGYLAAGAQRDAQAEAADAIRRNLARHELAWLRRGAKARTRKPQARIDAARQLIGTLPPQAARPGDIDLTFGTPRLGNKVLEVVAASYQYPHDQSPTFRDVTMSLAPRERLGIVGSNGTGKTTLLEMLAGLRHPTQGRIEVGTTVRIGYYAQQGPDLDPNARVRDVVAGPHRVPGDPADIHLMERFWFTGELPWATVGTLSGGERRRLQLLTVLATRPNVLLLDEPTNDLDLDTLRALEDYLEDWPGALVAVSHDRIFLDRVTDRIVACLPGRVSEVPGGLTAWIAETSLRPTRGTRDDVSQRERAGDATPPPSSSVASRKSPSTIRFQLRKLESLIERLTRERDQLTLAFQEQTDHEVLAKLGTDLARCQSELDDAEDQWLALTTEYDED, from the coding sequence GTGACTATTCTCGTTGATGCCGCTACTATCGCTGTGAGGCGCTCTGATCGAGTGCTCTTTGCTGATCTGTCGGTCACCGTCTCTGACGGAGATCGTCTGGGCGTGGTAGGCATCAATGGCACCGGAAAATCCACGCTCTTACGAGTCCTTGCCGGGGAACAGGCCCCGGAGGCCGGTGAAGTGCGCAGAGGCAAGGGGGTGCGCATCTCCCGCCTCGACCAGGAGGACAACCTGCCCGATGTCACGGTGCGAGAGGTGGTCGGATCTGGATGGGAGGGTGAGGCGGTGCTCGATCGTCTCGACATGATCAGCGCCATCGATCGCAACATCTCCGGCCTCTCCGGAGGACAGAAGAAACGGGTTGCTCTCGCTCGCGCCCTCTGCCGCCCTGGCGATCTCTTGATCTTGGACGAGCCGACGAATCATCTTGATTTGGCAGCCATCACGTGGTTGGAGACGTGGCTTGCTCGATTTTCCGGTGGGGTCATTTTGGTCAGTCATGACCGCTATCTGCTCGACCGCGTAACCAACCGCATGCTCGAGCTAGATCGAGGGAAGGCTTACGTACACAATGGTGGTTACGCTGGGTACCTCGCGGCTGGTGCTCAACGCGACGCCCAGGCTGAGGCGGCCGACGCCATACGCCGGAACCTCGCGCGCCATGAGCTGGCATGGTTGCGGCGCGGTGCAAAGGCGCGAACCCGTAAGCCACAAGCCAGGATCGATGCTGCACGCCAGCTGATTGGCACCCTTCCCCCACAAGCTGCTCGCCCTGGCGACATCGATCTCACCTTTGGTACACCTCGCTTAGGCAACAAAGTGCTCGAGGTCGTGGCTGCCAGCTATCAATATCCCCATGATCAGTCCCCGACCTTTCGCGATGTCACGATGAGCCTTGCCCCACGAGAGCGCCTTGGCATCGTCGGATCAAACGGCACAGGAAAAACAACTCTCCTCGAAATGCTCGCCGGGCTGCGTCACCCCACACAGGGACGGATTGAAGTCGGCACCACCGTACGTATTGGCTACTACGCCCAACAAGGTCCCGATCTCGATCCGAACGCGCGGGTGCGCGATGTCGTCGCCGGCCCACATCGCGTGCCTGGGGACCCAGCAGACATTCACCTCATGGAGCGGTTCTGGTTCACTGGTGAACTCCCGTGGGCCACCGTCGGTACACTTTCGGGGGGTGAGCGTCGCCGTCTACAGCTCCTCACTGTCCTCGCGACTCGTCCCAATGTCCTGCTGCTTGACGAGCCTACGAACGATCTCGATCTCGACACACTGCGCGCGCTCGAAGACTACCTCGAAGACTGGCCCGGGGCGCTCGTGGCAGTGAGTCACGATCGCATCTTCCTCGACCGAGTGACCGACCGTATTGTGGCCTGCTTGCCAGGACGAGTCAGCGAAGTACCTGGCGGACTCACGGCCTGGATCGCTGAGACGTCACTACGACCAACTCGCGGGACCAGAGACGACGTTTCCCAACGTGAGCGAGCTGGCGACGCAACACCGCCGCCGAGCTCTTCCGTTGCATCAAGAAAGTCTCCAAGCACCATCCGTTTTCAACTGCGCAAACTGGAGTCACTCATCGAACGCCTCACCCGAGAACGAGATCAACTCACGCTCGCCTTCCAAGAGCAGACCGACCACGAAGTACTCGCAAAGCTCGGTACCGATCTCGCTCGTTGTCAGTCAGAACTCGACGACGCTGAGGATCAATGGCTGGCCCTGACTACCGAATACGATGAGGACTGA
- the xseA gene encoding exodeoxyribonuclease VII large subunit — MSLEPFPVFSVANLWEMIEGSLEPLMTSRFRLRGTLQDVSLRRHLYCALTDNTIGATAAKINTVIFANDLSRIRQELKNRGLGELESDVEVVAIGRLSTYRPAGRVSFVVEQLDYDEMRRLGKLDVERLRSALIEEGSFERNKRRELAAVPLAIGIVTSEAGTVQHDFTRVLARSGFHFSWRLYPTRVTGMQAANEMATMIQRADAEDNDLIVVLRGGGAESELALFNTEPVVRAVVNAVTPVWCAIGHAADEVLLNEVAHRALDVPQSVATALVERIERYLTDMAELVEQTIELVGARLREEASRRRTMASRVIGSCHAGLTQLRVSQAEELALLHRLGEGRCRRELEETRHAAQGLRAALQLRVAHERPRLLNPAAVVRAVYQQIDAEARGMSERHAMLDLRDPRSQLRLGYAILQDSAGRWLTSAAEVRGEELVRAIMADGVVAMRSEGDVRE, encoded by the coding sequence GTGAGCCTCGAACCGTTTCCTGTTTTCTCCGTCGCGAATCTTTGGGAGATGATTGAAGGAAGTCTGGAACCATTGATGACGAGCCGCTTCCGGCTGAGAGGGACGTTACAGGATGTTTCCTTGCGACGTCATCTGTACTGTGCGCTGACTGATAACACCATTGGTGCAACGGCGGCGAAGATCAATACGGTCATTTTCGCCAACGATCTCAGCCGGATCCGGCAAGAACTCAAAAATCGTGGATTGGGTGAGCTCGAGAGCGATGTGGAAGTGGTCGCTATTGGTCGTTTAAGCACCTATCGTCCTGCTGGCCGGGTCAGTTTCGTGGTCGAACAGCTCGATTACGATGAGATGAGACGGCTCGGAAAGCTCGACGTGGAGCGACTGCGCTCTGCTCTCATTGAGGAGGGCAGTTTTGAGCGCAACAAGAGGCGTGAACTCGCTGCCGTGCCGTTGGCGATCGGTATCGTCACCTCGGAGGCAGGCACGGTGCAGCACGATTTCACCCGAGTCCTCGCGCGAAGCGGCTTTCACTTCTCCTGGCGACTGTATCCAACGCGGGTGACTGGTATGCAAGCCGCTAATGAAATGGCCACGATGATACAGCGAGCCGATGCAGAGGACAACGATCTGATTGTCGTTCTTCGAGGAGGCGGCGCGGAGAGTGAGCTTGCGCTATTCAATACCGAGCCGGTGGTTCGCGCAGTGGTCAATGCGGTGACGCCGGTCTGGTGTGCAATCGGCCATGCGGCCGATGAAGTCTTGCTCAACGAAGTGGCGCATCGGGCGCTTGATGTCCCCCAAAGTGTGGCCACCGCGTTGGTGGAAAGGATCGAGCGCTATCTAACGGATATGGCTGAACTTGTTGAGCAAACGATCGAGTTGGTCGGCGCCCGGCTGCGTGAGGAAGCGTCGCGTCGTCGGACGATGGCTTCGCGGGTGATTGGTTCCTGTCATGCTGGACTGACCCAACTTCGGGTCAGTCAGGCTGAGGAGTTGGCACTACTCCATCGGCTTGGGGAAGGGCGTTGCCGCCGGGAGCTGGAGGAGACAAGACATGCGGCGCAGGGGTTACGTGCAGCCCTACAGCTTCGCGTGGCTCATGAGCGTCCGCGTCTCTTGAACCCAGCAGCGGTTGTACGGGCGGTGTACCAGCAGATCGACGCCGAGGCTCGCGGCATGAGCGAGCGGCACGCCATGCTGGATCTTCGCGATCCACGGAGCCAACTGCGTCTAGGGTATGCAATACTCCAAGATAGCGCGGGACGGTGGCTCACCTCAGCGGCGGAGGTACGTGGTGAAGAGTTGGTGAGGGCCATCATGGCTGACGGTGTGGTGGCGATGAGAAGCGAGGGAGACGTACGAGAGTGA
- a CDS encoding APC family permease has product MSDQLTPSDSHLQESPRKMRQVFGLFDLFPLSISSIGPVFSVAATGGVMAADAGWWALPAIAILAIPFVVSSFVFRLLNRHFPNSGASYHWSSRVMGRRVSQYQAWILILAYFFSIPPIAIPAASYTLALVAPHYHASNIVTIMVTIFWIIFAAVPLLLGSKPTAQITKAFFVLEMISLLGFGILGLARLHATSVGIHFGAIPVGGMLVVAVVAATVLDGWEIDSYAAEESEKPRKDPGISGVIGAFLALVFYAILYPLMFSETPMKMLAAPNDSDPLALWAQRVLPSAHWVILVPILASTAGGLWLTTYILTRALYSMGREQLIPQAFGKLSKRHVPHFATVAVLGLTLVVVAVQLFVSSLGSFFNLVLSAAGFFLLAEFFFDIMTAIIFLTVGHKKLPDVQFQPHQHRWLLIGAIFSGTVMGALLVAFFIYGPKAIGAGIDQTLVVLLLAGVIFVLVTLRRVKGTYVFHGKDAPPIPVTTHEQ; this is encoded by the coding sequence ATGAGCGACCAGCTAACCCCCTCGGACTCGCACCTCCAAGAGTCACCGCGCAAGATGCGTCAGGTCTTCGGGCTCTTTGACCTCTTCCCGCTCTCCATCTCTAGCATTGGACCCGTTTTCTCCGTGGCGGCCACAGGAGGCGTCATGGCAGCGGATGCGGGATGGTGGGCCCTACCAGCCATCGCCATCTTGGCCATTCCCTTCGTCGTCTCGTCCTTCGTCTTCCGGTTGCTCAATCGCCACTTCCCGAACTCCGGTGCCTCCTATCACTGGTCCTCACGAGTGATGGGCCGAAGGGTCTCCCAGTACCAAGCCTGGATCCTGATCCTTGCTTATTTCTTCTCCATTCCCCCCATAGCGATTCCGGCAGCGAGCTACACGCTCGCGCTCGTGGCTCCCCACTATCACGCGAGCAACATCGTGACCATTATGGTGACCATCTTCTGGATCATATTTGCGGCCGTTCCCTTGCTCCTCGGCTCAAAGCCAACCGCGCAGATCACGAAGGCGTTCTTCGTTCTCGAGATGATCTCACTTCTCGGGTTCGGAATTCTCGGGCTCGCTCGCTTACACGCCACCTCGGTTGGTATCCATTTTGGCGCCATTCCAGTCGGTGGCATGCTGGTCGTGGCGGTGGTCGCCGCGACCGTACTCGATGGTTGGGAGATCGACTCCTACGCGGCAGAAGAGTCCGAGAAGCCTCGCAAGGATCCCGGTATCAGCGGCGTCATCGGTGCGTTTCTAGCGCTGGTGTTCTATGCGATCCTCTACCCCTTGATGTTCTCTGAAACGCCGATGAAGATGTTGGCAGCGCCGAATGACTCGGACCCTCTTGCGCTCTGGGCGCAACGCGTGCTCCCATCGGCGCACTGGGTGATCCTCGTCCCCATCCTCGCATCAACAGCCGGAGGCCTTTGGCTCACCACCTACATTCTGACGCGAGCCCTCTACTCCATGGGGCGTGAGCAATTGATTCCGCAGGCGTTTGGCAAGTTGAGTAAGCGTCACGTACCACATTTCGCTACCGTTGCAGTACTGGGCTTGACCTTGGTCGTCGTCGCAGTACAACTGTTTGTCTCCTCGTTGGGTAGCTTCTTCAACTTGGTGCTCTCAGCGGCTGGGTTCTTCCTCTTGGCCGAATTCTTCTTTGACATCATGACGGCAATTATTTTTCTCACCGTCGGGCATAAAAAACTACCCGATGTCCAGTTCCAACCGCACCAACATCGATGGCTCCTCATCGGTGCCATCTTCTCCGGTACCGTCATGGGCGCGCTACTCGTGGCCTTCTTTATCTACGGACCAAAAGCGATTGGAGCAGGGATTGACCAAACGCTGGTAGTGCTGCTCCTCGCTGGTGTCATCTTCGTGCTCGTTACCTTGCGCCGCGTCAAGGGTACCTATGTCTTCCACGGTAAAGACGCACCGCCTATCCCAGTCACCACCCATGAGCAATAG
- a CDS encoding histidine phosphatase family protein produces MAAVLLRHAKARASVGYGGDLARTLDREGMEQAIVLASVLGQALAHEIPLRIITSTALRCEATVTPLSERFGVACEEDLRLVECASDEELIELADLAHATPGSLVLCGHAPSLGRLARVMLSSQAMIIAPSELQLGLASFLLFDFAVGSGRRLTSLARYGAPRYRHVDLIG; encoded by the coding sequence ATGGCAGCAGTTCTCTTGAGGCACGCGAAGGCGCGTGCAAGCGTCGGATATGGTGGCGATCTGGCGCGAACACTCGATCGTGAGGGAATGGAGCAGGCCATCGTATTGGCGAGTGTCCTGGGGCAGGCGCTTGCCCATGAGATACCGCTTCGCATCATCACTAGCACCGCGCTACGGTGTGAAGCGACGGTTACGCCGCTGAGCGAACGCTTTGGGGTGGCATGCGAAGAGGATTTGCGACTTGTAGAGTGTGCCTCTGACGAGGAGCTCATCGAGCTGGCAGATCTTGCTCATGCGACACCTGGTTCGTTGGTGCTGTGTGGGCATGCACCTTCGCTTGGTCGTCTCGCACGAGTAATGCTCAGTTCCCAAGCGATGATCATCGCGCCGAGCGAGCTTCAGCTCGGGTTGGCGTCGTTCCTACTTTTCGATTTTGCCGTCGGCTCGGGCCGCCGCCTGACGTCGTTGGCTCGCTATGGAGCCCCGCGCTATCGTCACGTCGACTTGATCGGTTGA
- a CDS encoding NAD-dependent epimerase/dehydratase family protein, translating to MRILVIGGTQFIGRHVTEELLRRGDEVTLFHRGKTNPELFPEVTHVLGDRNSDLGGLAVGEWDATIDTSAYFPRQVRALGAALGKRGGTYLQVSSIAAYAGPVAPGYTEDAPLGDLVNPDVEEVTATTYGGLKALCERAAKESFPEAPLAIVRPTYVVGPYDPTYRFTWWVETIARGGTLLVPGPMDNPFQVIDVRDLAEFMVTLVHTQTAGVYHTVSPLTPLDFAGFLTSVRDTIVPEGGVEFVWVEPTLLNEVGVNEQVFPLWEGLSPERWKSAAAPDRAYRAGLKTRSLAATIADTHAWALQAGYVPSSTESFGLSALQYQQLRARLA from the coding sequence ATGAGAATACTTGTGATCGGTGGAACGCAGTTTATTGGAAGACACGTAACCGAAGAACTGCTGCGAAGGGGCGATGAGGTCACGCTTTTCCACCGTGGGAAGACGAACCCTGAACTGTTTCCAGAGGTAACGCACGTTCTCGGGGATCGGAATAGTGACCTGGGAGGTCTTGCGGTGGGTGAGTGGGATGCCACCATCGACACTTCGGCCTACTTCCCGCGACAGGTGCGCGCACTCGGTGCCGCGTTGGGCAAGCGCGGCGGTACGTATCTGCAGGTCTCATCGATCGCTGCCTATGCTGGCCCGGTGGCGCCTGGGTACACCGAGGATGCGCCATTGGGCGACTTGGTCAATCCAGATGTCGAGGAGGTGACAGCGACCACCTATGGAGGACTCAAGGCACTCTGTGAACGAGCGGCGAAGGAGAGCTTTCCTGAGGCACCCCTTGCTATCGTGCGACCAACCTACGTGGTCGGCCCCTACGACCCAACGTATCGTTTCACCTGGTGGGTGGAGACGATCGCGAGAGGTGGCACTCTCTTGGTTCCCGGACCGATGGATAACCCGTTTCAAGTGATCGATGTTCGTGATTTGGCGGAGTTCATGGTGACGCTGGTTCACACACAGACCGCTGGGGTGTATCATACGGTGAGCCCGTTGACCCCCTTGGACTTTGCGGGCTTCTTGACGAGTGTGCGTGACACCATCGTCCCTGAGGGTGGGGTTGAGTTTGTATGGGTGGAACCCACACTCCTTAACGAGGTTGGGGTTAACGAGCAGGTCTTTCCGCTTTGGGAGGGTCTCAGCCCCGAGCGGTGGAAAAGTGCTGCCGCTCCTGATCGTGCGTATCGGGCTGGACTCAAAACCAGGTCACTCGCAGCGACGATCGCCGATACGCACGCATGGGCGCTCCAGGCAGGCTATGTTCCCTCATCGACTGAGAGTTTTGGACTGTCTGCGCTCCAGTACCAACAACTGCGCGCCCGTCTCGCGTAG